In the genome of Bacillus sp. S3, one region contains:
- the rnc gene encoding ribonuclease III, which translates to MRKNSKGKELNNRAKENQFKDFRDMIGIKIENEKLLKQAFTHSSYVNEHRRKPFEDNERLEFLGDAVLELTVSQFLFKKYPTMTEGELTKLRAAIVCEPSLVAFANELEFGKFILLGKGEEMTGGRERPALLADVFEAFIGALYLDQGIETVTGFLEKIVFPKINAGAFSHVMDFKSQLQELIQRDGTGTIEYRVLQEKGPAHNKEFVSRVSLNGEELGCGTGKSKKEAEQHAAQMALSILKAKTT; encoded by the coding sequence ATGCGCAAGAATAGTAAGGGAAAAGAGTTAAACAATCGCGCAAAAGAAAATCAATTTAAAGATTTTCGGGATATGATCGGTATTAAAATTGAAAATGAGAAATTATTAAAACAAGCTTTTACCCATTCATCCTATGTGAATGAGCATCGCAGAAAGCCTTTCGAAGATAATGAAAGACTTGAATTTTTAGGAGATGCTGTCCTTGAGCTGACAGTCTCACAATTCCTTTTTAAAAAATATCCAACGATGACTGAAGGAGAACTGACGAAACTGCGGGCAGCCATTGTTTGTGAGCCGTCACTTGTCGCTTTTGCCAATGAGCTAGAATTTGGTAAATTCATTTTGCTCGGCAAAGGAGAAGAAATGACTGGCGGACGCGAGCGTCCCGCCCTGCTTGCTGACGTTTTTGAAGCATTCATTGGAGCTCTTTATTTGGACCAAGGAATTGAAACAGTTACTGGATTTCTTGAAAAAATTGTTTTTCCTAAAATAAATGCCGGTGCTTTTTCTCATGTGATGGATTTTAAAAGCCAGCTGCAGGAACTTATTCAACGGGATGGTACAGGAACGATTGAATATCGTGTCCTTCAGGAAAAAGGACCTGCCCATAATAAGGAGTTTGTTTCCAGAGTGTCCTTAAATGGGGAAGAACTTGGATGTGGAACAGGAAAATCTAAGAAGGAAGCGGAACAGCATGCTGCGCAAATGGCATTAAGCATACTAAAAGCAAAGACAACCTAG
- the smc gene encoding chromosome segregation protein SMC produces the protein MFLKRLDIIGFKSFAERIEVDFVPGVTAVVGPNGSGKSNITDAIRWVLGEQSAKSLRGSKMEDIIFAGSDSRRALNFAEVTLSLDNTDQGLGIDFNEVSVTRRVSRSGESEFFINKQPCRLKDIIDLFMDSGLGREAFSIISQGKVEEILNSKAEDRRTIFEEAAGVLKYKNRKKKAESKLFETQDNLNRVNDIIHELESQVEPLKIQASMAKDFLEKKEELEKIEVALTVFEIEDLHQKWEQLSNQLEEHQQEELKLSSELQVKEAKIVETRDKISALDESITDLQNVLLHASEELEKLAGRKEVLKERKKNAAQNKDQLKANISELTERISQLKKNRDLAAESFKALGDQVKKLQSGLKEKQEKLQLFTENIEEKIEGLKGEYIELLNDQAGAKNEIKYIDQQLEQQERKSSRLDAENEKYIDERQIAQSKKQEILEALGEIGQQLAGQVVAFREQQRKLESVKDNYQKQEKTLYQAYQILQQAKSRKELLEEMDEDYAGFFQGVKEVLKARGNKLEGIEGAVAELVTVPKEYETALETAFGGALQHIVVDTEQNARTAIQYLKQNSYGRATFLPLSVIKGRPLTSAQLSAIQNHPSLIGPAVNLVTFEQKYTEVMTNLLGNVVVTKDLKGANELAKILQYRARLVTLDGDLVNPGGSMTGGALKQKSSSLLTRKGELENLKEKLVMMEEKTAGLESAVKTGKHEVQKSEQRLDEIRQAGEELRLREQTVKGDLREAELREKNINDRLAIYDLEKGQFSEEKEMLMKRKLELSKGIETYGVTIAELDAQIIKLTEQKTNDMTSKETLLNEINELKVEFASKNEQFANANDRLALISEDLTESEQKLTIFSEDLDLLTSEMTNSSSGEEQIEAAAIKKQQDKEATLQLITTRRQERLSLQDFLENLELETKELKRLHKGMVVVLKDEEVKINRLDVELENRLGHLREEYLLSFEGAKEQYPLTVPVEEAAKKVKLIKLAIEELGNVNIGAIEEYERVSERYEFLNEQKTDLQQAKDTLFQVIEEMDIEMKRRFEHTFEGIREYFEPTFRTLFGGGRADLVLTVPEDLLNTGVEIVAQPPGKKLQNLGLLSGGERALTAIALLFSILKVRPVPFCILDEVEAALDEANVYRFSQYLKRYSAETQFIVITHRKGTMEEADVLYGITMQESGVSKLVSVRLEDTKELVES, from the coding sequence ATGTTTTTAAAACGGTTGGACATTATCGGCTTTAAATCTTTCGCTGAACGTATTGAAGTTGATTTTGTTCCTGGAGTAACGGCTGTCGTAGGTCCGAATGGCAGTGGCAAAAGTAATATTACTGATGCCATTCGCTGGGTTTTGGGTGAACAGTCTGCAAAGTCTCTAAGAGGCAGTAAGATGGAAGATATCATTTTTGCCGGAAGCGATTCAAGAAGGGCCCTTAATTTTGCTGAAGTAACGCTTTCATTGGACAATACTGACCAAGGATTAGGAATTGATTTTAATGAGGTAAGTGTGACGAGAAGAGTTTCACGCTCGGGTGAAAGTGAATTTTTCATCAATAAACAGCCATGCCGGCTTAAGGACATTATCGATTTATTTATGGATTCAGGACTTGGCAGGGAAGCATTTTCGATTATTAGCCAAGGAAAGGTCGAAGAAATATTAAATAGCAAAGCAGAGGACCGCCGAACCATCTTTGAAGAGGCTGCCGGGGTGCTAAAATATAAAAACCGCAAGAAAAAAGCCGAGAGTAAACTATTTGAAACACAGGATAATTTAAACCGTGTGAATGATATTATACATGAGCTGGAAAGTCAAGTGGAGCCGCTGAAAATACAAGCATCCATGGCCAAGGACTTTTTGGAGAAGAAAGAGGAGCTAGAAAAAATAGAGGTTGCCCTAACGGTTTTTGAAATTGAAGACCTCCATCAGAAATGGGAACAACTTTCAAATCAGTTAGAGGAGCATCAACAGGAAGAGCTGAAGCTATCTTCAGAGCTTCAAGTGAAAGAAGCAAAAATTGTGGAAACAAGAGACAAGATTTCCGCATTAGATGAATCGATTACCGATTTGCAAAATGTCTTGCTGCATGCAAGTGAGGAACTTGAAAAGCTTGCAGGAAGAAAAGAAGTTTTAAAGGAACGGAAGAAAAATGCCGCCCAGAATAAAGATCAGTTAAAAGCGAATATTTCAGAACTGACAGAACGGATCAGCCAGCTGAAGAAAAATCGTGACTTGGCTGCTGAATCATTTAAAGCCCTGGGTGACCAAGTAAAAAAATTGCAATCAGGACTCAAAGAAAAACAGGAGAAACTGCAATTATTTACTGAAAATATCGAGGAAAAAATTGAAGGCTTGAAAGGTGAATATATTGAGCTGCTGAATGATCAGGCTGGAGCGAAAAATGAAATAAAATATATTGACCAGCAATTGGAGCAGCAGGAGCGCAAGAGTTCCCGCCTTGATGCAGAAAATGAAAAATATATCGATGAACGGCAAATTGCCCAATCGAAGAAGCAAGAAATTCTAGAAGCGTTAGGAGAAATAGGGCAGCAGTTAGCGGGTCAGGTCGTGGCCTTTCGTGAACAGCAGCGGAAGCTTGAATCCGTTAAAGACAACTACCAAAAACAAGAAAAGACTTTATATCAAGCATATCAAATTCTTCAGCAAGCGAAATCGAGAAAAGAATTGCTTGAGGAGATGGATGAAGACTATGCTGGTTTTTTCCAAGGGGTAAAAGAAGTTCTTAAGGCCCGAGGGAATAAGCTAGAGGGAATCGAAGGTGCCGTTGCTGAGCTTGTCACCGTGCCAAAAGAGTATGAAACGGCACTGGAAACAGCATTTGGCGGTGCGCTGCAGCATATTGTCGTTGATACTGAACAAAATGCCCGAACAGCGATTCAATATTTAAAACAGAATTCATATGGACGAGCGACCTTTTTACCATTAAGTGTTATCAAAGGAAGACCGTTAACCTCGGCACAGTTGTCAGCCATTCAAAATCATCCATCGTTAATTGGCCCGGCCGTCAATCTGGTTACGTTTGAGCAAAAGTATACTGAGGTCATGACAAACCTGCTAGGGAATGTTGTTGTAACAAAAGACCTTAAAGGGGCTAATGAATTAGCAAAAATTCTTCAGTACCGTGCAAGACTGGTGACATTAGATGGTGATCTTGTTAATCCGGGCGGTTCGATGACGGGCGGTGCGCTGAAACAGAAATCATCCTCCTTGCTAACGAGAAAAGGGGAGCTTGAAAATTTAAAGGAAAAGCTTGTGATGATGGAAGAAAAAACAGCGGGCTTGGAAAGTGCTGTTAAAACCGGAAAACATGAAGTGCAAAAGTCAGAGCAGAGACTTGATGAGATTCGGCAGGCAGGTGAGGAACTTAGACTCCGGGAGCAAACGGTGAAGGGAGATCTTCGCGAGGCAGAACTGCGTGAAAAGAATATTAATGACCGATTGGCAATTTATGATCTTGAAAAAGGCCAATTCTCGGAAGAAAAAGAAATGTTAATGAAGCGAAAGCTGGAATTATCAAAGGGAATCGAAACCTATGGGGTTACGATTGCTGAACTTGATGCGCAAATTATCAAATTAACTGAACAAAAGACAAATGATATGACCTCTAAAGAGACCCTTTTAAATGAAATAAATGAGTTAAAGGTTGAGTTTGCTTCTAAAAATGAACAATTTGCAAATGCAAACGATCGATTAGCCCTTATTAGCGAAGATCTCACGGAAAGCGAACAAAAGCTGACTATCTTTTCGGAAGACCTTGACTTGTTAACATCGGAAATGACAAACAGCTCATCAGGTGAAGAGCAAATTGAAGCAGCGGCTATAAAAAAACAACAGGACAAGGAAGCAACTTTACAGCTAATAACAACGAGAAGGCAAGAACGTTTATCCTTGCAAGATTTCTTGGAAAACCTGGAGCTGGAAACAAAAGAGTTAAAAAGGCTCCATAAAGGTATGGTTGTGGTCTTAAAGGATGAGGAAGTCAAAATTAACCGCTTAGATGTTGAACTAGAAAACCGACTTGGCCACTTAAGAGAAGAGTACCTTTTGTCGTTTGAAGGGGCTAAGGAACAGTATCCATTGACGGTTCCGGTAGAGGAAGCAGCGAAAAAGGTCAAATTAATCAAGCTTGCTATCGAGGAGCTTGGAAATGTCAACATTGGTGCAATTGAAGAATATGAACGTGTCTCTGAGCGCTATGAGTTTTTAAATGAACAAAAGACAGACCTCCAGCAAGCAAAAGATACCCTTTTCCAGGTGATAGAGGAAATGGACATAGAAATGAAGCGGCGCTTTGAACATACGTTTGAGGGAATTCGTGAATATTTTGAACCTACCTTTCGAACCCTTTTTGGCGGCGGAAGAGCTGATCTGGTTCTGACGGTCCCAGAGGATTTATTGAATACCGGTGTGGAAATTGTAGCCCAGCCGCCGGGTAAAAAGCTGCAAAACCTTGGTTTATTATCAGGCGGAGAGCGTGCATTAACAGCCATTGCTCTGTTATTTTCCATTTTAAAAGTACGTCCAGTCCCTTTCTGTATTCTTGATGAGGTCGAAGCGGCATTGGATGAAGCTAACGTCTACCGTTTCAGTCAATATTTAAAGCGCTATAGTGCGGAGA